The following coding sequences lie in one Maylandia zebra isolate NMK-2024a linkage group LG14, Mzebra_GT3a, whole genome shotgun sequence genomic window:
- the LOC101478264 gene encoding olfactory receptor 11A1-like encodes MKNSTQLSDFILGAYFDGGTFRYLYFTIVMSLYVFIFGSNLLLIVVICVNRSLHEPMYMFLCSLFVNELYGSTGLFPSLLVQILSDVHTVSAPLCFLQVFSVYSYGSIEFLNLAVMSYDRYLAICCPLQYNKLMTSNKVTKLIVAVWSPPLLVNFLTLPLIVPLKRCGNIINKVYCDNHSIVKLACSDTTLNNIYGLTVSALSVFGPLIVILYTYMRILKVCFSGSKQTRQKAVSTCTPHLASLLNFSFGACFEILQSRFNMNSSPNMLRIFLSLYFLTCPPLFNPLMYGLNLSKIRVTCKNLITHIIC; translated from the coding sequence ATGAAAAATTCCACACAGCTTTCAGATTTCATACTTGGTGCCTACTTTGACGGTGGGACTTTCAGGTACTTATATTTCACTATTGTCATGTCTCTGTATGTGTTTATATTTGGATCTAATCTCCTGCTGATTGTGGTTATCTGTGTGAACAGAAGCTTACATGAACCTATGTACATGTTTCTGTGCAGCCTGTTTGTGAATGAGCTGTATGGTAGCACAGGGCTGTTTCCGTCCCTCCTGGTTCAGATCCTCTCTGATGTTCACACTGTTTCTGCTCCTCTCTGCTTCCTGCAGGTTTTCTCTGTCTACTCTTATGGAAGTATAGAGTTTTTAAACTTAGCAGTCATGTCGTATGACAGGTATCTTGCTATCTGTTGTCCTCTGCAATACAACAAACTGATGACATCTAACAAAGTTACTAAACTCATTGTAGCGGTATGGTCACCACCACTTCTTGTGAATTTCCTGACACTGCCTTTGATCGTTCCTTTAAAacggtgtggaaacattataaACAAAGTGTACTGTGACAACCATTCCATCGTGAAGCTGGCCTGCTCTGACACCACACTGAATAACATCTATGGACTCACTGTTAGTGCCTTGTCAGTCTTTGGGCCTTTAATTGTAATCCTGTACACCTACATGAGGATCCTGAAAGTCTGTTTTTCTGGATCCAAACAGACTCGACAGAAAGCCGTCAGCACCTGCACGCCTCACCTCGCTTCTCTGCTCAACTTCTCCTTTGGAgcctgctttgaaatactgcAGAGCAGATTTAACATGAACAGTTCACCAAATATGTTGAGGATATTTCTATCACTTTACTTTCTGACATGCCCACCGCTCTTCAACCCTTTAATGTATGGACTGAATCTCTCCAAAATCCGTGTAACATGTAAAAATCTTATAACACATATAATTTGTTAG